From Halapricum desulfuricans, a single genomic window includes:
- a CDS encoding carbohydrate ABC transporter permease, whose amino-acid sequence MAESTTRRGPGLNRIALYVALLLMVVVYLSPLESGIVTAFKTQQGFFETSPFAPALGEFTVDPWFNAFDRLRSGLVNSLLFTIPATVLSALFGSLAAYGLTNTDWKGQTFVLMLFIAGIFIPYQSVLVPLSQFWATIVNPAEILAFSDPLANRSGLIALMVTHSAYGIPICTLLFRSHYKSIDTSMLEAARLDGAGIAKIYWRIILPLSIPMFVVTLIYQFTNIWNDLLFALVLVGNPANDVVTMELSALQGSMVGQYNLQMAGAFITALPTLLVYIIFGEQFAEGVAGGGA is encoded by the coding sequence TGCTCATGGTCGTGGTATACCTCTCGCCGCTTGAGTCCGGTATCGTCACGGCCTTCAAAACCCAGCAGGGATTCTTCGAGACGTCACCGTTTGCTCCCGCGCTCGGAGAGTTCACGGTCGATCCGTGGTTCAACGCGTTCGATCGACTCCGCAGCGGACTGGTCAACAGCCTCCTGTTCACGATCCCGGCGACGGTCCTGTCGGCGCTGTTCGGGAGCCTCGCGGCCTACGGACTGACTAACACCGATTGGAAGGGACAGACGTTCGTCCTCATGCTGTTCATCGCGGGGATCTTTATCCCCTACCAGTCCGTGCTGGTACCGCTGTCGCAGTTCTGGGCGACGATAGTCAATCCGGCGGAGATCCTCGCGTTCTCCGATCCGCTGGCCAACCGATCCGGACTGATCGCGTTGATGGTCACTCACTCGGCATACGGGATCCCGATCTGTACGCTGCTGTTCCGATCGCACTACAAGTCCATCGACACGTCGATGCTCGAGGCGGCCCGCCTCGACGGCGCGGGTATCGCGAAGATCTACTGGCGGATCATCCTCCCGCTGTCGATCCCGATGTTCGTCGTGACGCTCATCTACCAGTTCACGAATATCTGGAACGATCTACTGTTCGCGCTCGTTCTGGTCGGCAATCCTGCCAACGACGTGGTAACGATGGAACTCAGTGCACTGCAGGGATCGATGGTTGGTCAGTACAACCTGCAGATGGCGGGGGCGTTCATCACGGCCCTGCCGACGCTGCTGGTGTACATCATCTTCGGTGAACAGTTCGCTGAAGGTGTCGCAGGCGGAGGTGCTTAA